The genome window CCACAGAGTTTACAGGACATGTGCCCCAAATCATCTTGGAAAGCAGGAGACGGACATCACCATCATCCTGACCATCACGGAGAGCCGCTCAATGCCAACATGCCTGCTGGAtgccctctgccccacagcacagGGTTGAGCCACCAGCCCCGCTCCCTGCTCACACCCTGAGGTGTCACCACTCCCTGCCCCAAACCAGCTCTGTGTGACCACAGCCGAGCAGCCGCTGTGgctgctccctcctcttccctcagcCCCGTCACCGACCTCTGTGCCCCTGCCCTGATGAGACGGGGCAGCCTGCGCCACGACGACGGCTCggaaagcagagcagcaaagcaaagctcGCACAGCCCGGAGTGACGGGCAGCAGCCACCTTGACCGCTGGCACCGAGCGGCCACGTGCTCTGCCAGCGCCGGCACCGGGCACGGCCAGCGCCATGGGACGAGGGCGCTCGGGACAGCGGGTCGGGCACCACCCCAGCTGCCGGACCCCAGCACGAGGCAGGGGACCCCCCATCACAGCACCCTCCTACTCCTCCTCCTGGCTCCGGGTGGGCAGTCACCGCGAGGCGGGCTGGTGTACGGAGTGAATATTTTATTGTACACAACATAACAACACAGCGTTGTTGTTCCTGTACAGCATCTGCCTAAAAACAAAGGCAACACCATTGTCACGGAAAAGAAATGTACAGTCTGACCGgtttaaaaaataccattttactGACTGATCTGGGAGTGGTTATTTGTTAGCTTGGAGGAAATTGCATTTCCTTTATAAAAggctttttctgtgaaaactctCTCTTTcgttttctgctgctgcagaaccAGGAAGCCAGTCCTAGAGTAGGGAAGGCACTGGTGCTGTTCCATGCTTTTTTTCACCCcttaatctttttttgttttcctttcttttttttttttttaatctctggaTGTTGCCTTCGGttttgatgttaaaaaaaagaaatcgaATGCAAACTAAATCAAACCCCGTGTGCACTGGGTGGCTTACACAGAACCCCGCATGAACAAGCCATTAATCAGCGAGACAACAGTGAACTTCCAAATCCAATTCCCCCCCGGGACAGGGAGTTTCACACAATGTTTGGTGCTTTGTTTgtcattcaaataaaaattaaaagaaaaaagaaagaaaaaggaaaaaaaaaaaaaagcaggtcaCACAGTGCTTTCCAATATCCACTCAGAACTGGAGAAAGTTGCTTTTCCGCTATCCACGTCAGAGCTGTCTGACCGGACCAGCATCCCGTTCATGGACACGCTGCGCTTGGACCGCAGAGCGGCCGCAGCCCAGGCGCTGCCGGGGCACCCGGGCTCGGCCAGCTCGCCGCCCAGGGACAGCCTGCGCTTGGCTCGGGCCGCGTCCGCCGGCAGCGTGAGGAACTTACTTGGCTTTGATTGTGCTCTTTTGTAGGTGGGGGCGGCtcggggggagccgggggggcgGGTGGGCAACTGCAGGGCAGTGGAGTTATTTCGGTTACTGTTCTGGGACTCGATGGTGCCGACAGCTTCGCCCTGCGGCTCGCTGCCGGGCTTCGGCCCCGGCTTTCGCTTCTGCTTCTGGGAGGCAGAAGCGCTGGAAGTCCAGGCGGGAGGCAAAGCGGAGGTAGTGGTGGCCGAGTCCTGGCTGGAGGCGGCCTCCGGCGACTGCGTCGCGCCGTCGCTGGCAGCCTTGCAGCACTGGATGCCCTCCTCGTGCCCGATGGCCTGCTTGGACATGGACTGCGACAGCGCGCCGCCGCAGCCCTGGATCTGAGCCCCGTTCGTCTGCGAGTAGACGTTGCTGACCTTGGTGGCCTTCTGCTGCCCGTTGTTGTTGCACACCTTGTAGCGGATCATGAGGATGATGATGAACACGAGCACGGACGCCACGATGATCCCACCAATGATGATAATCATGGTCCCACCCAGGAACTGGGACTGCATGAAGTGGCAGCGCACGTAGTCCTGCTCGGTGGTGAACTGCGTGCAGCCCACCACCCTGGTGGCGGTGAGCGAGGTGATCCCATCGTCGTAGATGGCCAGGACGCACAGGTCGTACACAGTCCCAGCAGCCAGGTTGTTGACCAGGAAGGTTTTGCTTGTGGGAGGTATCATTCtatgggagaagaaaccagcatgAATGAAGCTGGCAGACCCGCAGCCTCCACCCATGATGAGCCCCACCAGGGCTCGTCTTCACTCCTGCCGCTgctccagcagggctgctcacCCTCCTGTCACAGCTCCTGCCCTTgttctgaatcacagaatcattaaggttggaaaagacctctaagatcatcaagtgcaACAGTAAGCCTAACACCacggtgtctattatgacacCAAGTGCCATGGCTACATACtttttgagcacctccaggaaaggtaactccaccactgccctgggcaccctctgccagggcttcaccacagtaaagaaagttttcctaacCTCCAATCGAACCCCCTccggtgcaacttgaggccatttcctctcgtcccatcacttgatacttgggagaagagcccagcacccgcctcaccacaacctcctttctggagctgcagagagtgatgaggtctcccctcggcctcttcttctccaggctaaacagctccaggtccctcagccactcccaaaATCCCTGGGATCCAGACCCTTCCCTAACTCTGCTCCCTTCTCTGGaaatgctccagcccctcaatgtccctcCTGGActaaggggcccaaaactgaacccaggattcgaggtgccaCCTCACCAGCGCAGAGCGCAGGGGAAACtaccttccctgctcctgctggccaccccatggctcatcCGAGCCAGGATGCTGTCGGCTTCCTTGCCCAATtagccactgctggctcatgttcagccactgttgacCAGCACTGCCAGGTGCTTTTCCACTTCCATCTGGGTCATCAGCAGTTGTCGCCAAGCCACTGGCACAGCTTGGCAAGGCAGAGTACCCCATGAGAGGAACTGCACCGAACCATAAAACTGTCCAAGCAAAGACAGGTCTGAAGGGTGTGAGCTTGACCCCAGCAGCACAGAACCTCTCTGCACTGTGACACCCGCACAGACACTGCTGGGGGCACTGCGAGGAGTGCCTTCATGGACATGCTTCTCCTTACGTTGTCATAAAACTGAGAGCATTAAGATCCATTTAATTCTACTACCTTTACAACCTTTCTGTCCCTCAGATTACTTCAGAGGATTAGAGGTCCATTTGGATTATCTAAAAATACAACCGGTCAAGGTAATTTCCCTCTTTGCGAGGTATAAAATTGCATGAGTCCTTCCCGAGGCTCCCACCATCTGCTGCCGCGGGCAGGACTCTGCTCGGCTGGGAAGTGGCTGCTCTGGTGGAGGGGGCTGCCCGGAGCCGCAGGCAGCATGTCAGCACCAAACAGGACCCTGCCTTACCTGTAAACAAGGGAGTCATCGTAAGTACCGTTGTACTGGATTTGGAACATACGGATCCCAGGTATATTCCTCTGAAAATTGAATTTCAGCAGAGCAGTAGAGGATGTTGCTTCTGCAACGACCACCTTCTTATCTTGGCTGACTTTAGTATCCCCATTGCTACTGCTCGCGTTGGAGCCCGACTTGGTGGAAGTGGAGATATCCGAGGAGCCGGGGTCGGGCTCGTGGATGTGGTTTGTGCTGTTCAGCAAGTGGGGGAGTTTGATTATGTGTAGGTCCACCGTCTGCGTGGCCTCCCCAGCTGGGTTAGAAGCAATGCAGGTGAAGGAGCCCGTGTCCTTCACCGTCGTTATAAGGATGTCGAGAGTCCCGTTGTCGTATACCACAGACCTTGTCGCGTTTGAAATCAGTTTGCCCTCAGGTGAAATCCAATGAATCGCTGGTTCGGGGTCCCCCCGGGCTTTACACCGCAGCGCTGCCCGCTGGCCCTCCAGCACCCGCAGCTCATGGGTGTGCCGGGTGATGAGAGGAGGCTCGCACAGGAACTCCTCCTCAGGGATCGACCAGAAGTACCGGCCAGACAAGAGCGTGGGAGAAGCACAGGTCTCCAGGTCGTCTTCCCTTGAAAGACGCCTCAGCCACAAGAGCTCACAGTTGCAATGCAAAGGATTCCCACCAAAGCTCAATGCAAAAGTCGAGGGGCTGATAATTCCTGAGGTTGCCAGCACCTGAGCTCGCTGGAAGAGAGGATCAGGTGGTAGCTTCTGCAGTTTGTTAGACGTGACGTCCAACCTGGTCATCTtgtggaggtgggagaaggtccCCTTAGGAATATGGTCAATCATGTTGTGGTCTAGGCTGAGCGTGTGCAAACTCACCATCTTCTCCACCGCATCCCATGGGATGGTTTCCAGATTGTTGTAAGACAAATCCAATTCCTCAAGAGCTAAAACATCATCAAAAGCTGTGGAAGAAATTAAAGTCAGCTGGTTGTTGTTAAGTATCAAGTGGTGAAGGTTGGAGAGTCCGCTGAACATGTCATTAGTGATCTTAGTCAATCGGTTGCTGTTCAAATGCAAAGCCCGCAAATTGCGCAAGTCGGCAAACGCATGAGGCGTAATAAAACTGATTGTATTCCTGGACAGCGTCAGGTCCACCAGGCTGGTCATGTTGGCAAAGTCTTTCCTTTTAATGTTTGTAACAAAGTTGTCTGCCAGCCGTAACTCCACAGTCCTCCTGTCAATGTTGGGAGGAACAAACAAGAGCCCTTTCTTGGCACAAAGGGTGGCAAGGTTCGGAGACAGAATCTGACAGACACAGCGCTTTGGGCAGATCTGAGCTCTCACCGCTATGCCAatgaacagcagaaacaaaagcagtttttccATTGTAGATCAGGTTCAAGAGCCTGTAAGGGAGAGCAATCACCTGTTAGTCTCTGCAGGATGAGCAAATCGCacaataaaaaagcaaagacaaaccGCCTGTGGTTAAATCATGAAACCAAGGTTCGTGTGCGCCATCCTCATTTCGTTTCCTGATGTCTTTATCGTTCTCCATACCCTGACTAAAGAGCTTCTATGCTAACTTCCAGAAGAAcgatggagagagagagatgtttGCATGCACACATAGATCCACACCGACACCCAGACTCTTAGATACAAATGACAAAGCAACTTGGAAGCAGCCGATGGCACCGCGTGTGGTGTCAGCGACACCTTTTGTGACCTGACAGCTCATCCCCACCGCGCAGCGCAGCCCCACTGCAGGCCCTCAGCTTTCTGACAGATGCTCCTGACCTCACGGTCTGGAGTTACTTTGCCATGATGCcaacaaagacaggctgagagacttggggttgttcagcctggagaagagaaggctccggggagaccttagagcagcttccagggctgaaaggggctccaggaaagctggggaggagcttttgagcagggagggcagggacaggatgagggggaacagttttcagctgaaagaggggagacagaGATAAGATcgtaggaagaaatgttttcctctgagggtgCAGAAGCacaggcccaggttgcccagagcaggggtggctgccccatccctggaggggttcaaggccaggttggatggggcttggagcccctgatccagtgggaggtgtccctgcccaaggcagggggtgggactggatgggctttgaggtcccttccaacccaaaccattccatgccTCTATGAAAATGAGATTTCATGTGCTTTACTGTCAGCTAAGACTTCCAGTAGCCTCTAAACCATGGCAATTCAAAGGGTTTGTAGCCATCTCCACCAAACATTTAAGCTCATAATGCTATTTCAGATTAAATTCAGAAGGAGCTATTTTTATGTCAttcaaaacccaaataaaacaaacaacaacaacaaaaaccccaaaacaaacaaacaagaaaagccCCCACAACAACAGGGATCTCAATAAATATGGAACGTGGGCTAATTTTAGATCATCACTGTTTTCCCGGCTGCCACAGCCAGCAGTGCTGCACTCTTCTCCCAGCAAGCCTGACAGTTCAATTAGCCTTATCTCTTGCATTGCCAGATCCAAGATCCTCACAGGGTATGGAAACAAGGAAGATAACGACAGTGCCCACACCAGCTAAATGAAATCATCCATCAGCGGCTACACCCAGTGCTCCACGCGGGCAGGAGGGAGCACAGCCCCACATGTCCGAGAGGGAACTTGTACGGCCGTAAGCAACGGACCTCAGCAGGATTCCATGTTGGGAATGAAGCACTTGGCTCCCTTCAGGACTGATAATATTGTACATGTGTGGATTGGATTCCCTGGATGCTCTGTCATCCCAGAAATGTACTAATAAGGctcatctgaaataaaatcaagtttCACAGCTAGCCACGAGCAGGAGTCTTCAATCACCATGGgaatttaaagacatttaacaTCAGTCCAATAATCACTGCTCCCATCATCCAGTCCACCCATAATCCATCTGCAGTGCCATGCAAACTACGTGGAGCTAACAGGCTGCAAATAGAACGAGTGAAAACCCCAGCTTCTAAACCCTTCTCATCAGCACtatcaatttattttctccGATAATAGGGGGCTGTAGGATTTCAGTATTCCTGGTTCTAATTTGTAAGTcctcattggaaaaaaaattcaaaggagGCCTTTGGAGTCCTGAGCAGGCTGCAGCAGGCACGGGTATTGCTGCCATCGCTGAGAACCATCTATATTGCCATGACC of Phaenicophaeus curvirostris isolate KB17595 chromosome 5, BPBGC_Pcur_1.0, whole genome shotgun sequence contains these proteins:
- the LOC138721646 gene encoding leucine-rich repeat and fibronectin type-III domain-containing protein 5 isoform X1, which encodes MEKLLLFLLFIGIAVRAQICPKRCVCQILSPNLATLCAKKGLLFVPPNIDRRTVELRLADNFVTNIKRKDFANMTSLVDLTLSRNTISFITPHAFADLRNLRALHLNSNRLTKITNDMFSGLSNLHHLILNNNQLTLISSTAFDDVLALEELDLSYNNLETIPWDAVEKMVSLHTLSLDHNMIDHIPKGTFSHLHKMTRLDVTSNKLQKLPPDPLFQRAQVLATSGIISPSTFALSFGGNPLHCNCELLWLRRLSREDDLETCASPTLLSGRYFWSIPEEEFLCEPPLITRHTHELRVLEGQRAALRCKARGDPEPAIHWISPEGKLISNATRSVVYDNGTLDILITTVKDTGSFTCIASNPAGEATQTVDLHIIKLPHLLNSTNHIHEPDPGSSDISTSTKSGSNASSSNGDTKVSQDKKVVVAEATSSTALLKFNFQRNIPGIRMFQIQYNGTYDDSLVYRMIPPTSKTFLVNNLAAGTVYDLCVLAIYDDGITSLTATRVVGCTQFTTEQDYVRCHFMQSQFLGGTMIIIIGGIIVASVLVFIIILMIRYKVCNNNGQQKATKVSNVYSQTNGAQIQGCGGALSQSMSKQAIGHEEGIQCCKAASDGATQSPEAASSQDSATTTSALPPAWTSSASASQKQKRKPGPKPGSEPQGEAVGTIESQNSNRNNSTALQLPTRPPGSPRAAPTYKRAQSKPSKFLTLPADAARAKRRLSLGGELAEPGCPGSAWAAAALRSKRSVSMNGMLVRSDSSDVDSGKATFSSSEWILESTV
- the LOC138721646 gene encoding leucine-rich repeat and fibronectin type-III domain-containing protein 5 isoform X2, yielding MEKLLLFLLFIGIAVRAQICPKRCVCQILSPNLATLCAKKGLLFVPPNIDRRTVELRLADNFVTNIKRKDFANMTSLVDLTLSRNTISFITPHAFADLRNLRALHLNSNRLTKITNDMFSGLSNLHHLILNNNQLTLISSTAFDDVLALEELDLSYNNLETIPWDAVEKMVSLHTLSLDHNMIDHIPKGTFSHLHKMTRLDVTSNKLQKLPPDPLFQRAQVLATSGIISPSTFALSFGGNPLHCNCELLWLRRLSREDDLETCASPTLLSGRYFWSIPEEEFLCEPPLITRHTHELRVLEGQRAALRCKARGDPEPAIHWISPEGKLISNATRSVVYDNGTLDILITTVKDTGSFTCIASNPAGEATQTVDLHIIKLPHLLNSTNHIHEPDPGSSDISTSTKSGSNASSSNGDTKVSQDKKVVVAEATSSTALLKFNFQRNIPGIRMFQIQYNGTYDDSLVYRMIPPTSKTFLVNNLAAGTVYDLCVLAIYDDGITSLTATRVVGCTQFTTEQDYVRCHFMQSQFLGGTMIIIIGGIIVASVLVFIIILMIRYKVCNNNGQQKATKVSNVYSQTNGAQIQGCGGALSQSMSKQAIGHEEGIQCCKAASDGATQSPEAASSQDSATTTSALPPAWTSSASASQKQKRKPGPKPGSEPQGEAVGTIESQNSNRNNSTALQLPTRPPGSPRAAPTYKRAQSKPKAGADPQDACPPPPPENVATDVLARQKTIRFQVTEG